Genomic segment of Marmota flaviventris isolate mMarFla1 chromosome 4, mMarFla1.hap1, whole genome shotgun sequence:
CAACACACTCCTTACTTCTTATTAAGTATTCAGTTGAAGTGGGAacataaaaatgaagacacaTCTTCAAAAACAAACCTTGGGGAATGCCCTTTTTAAGTTCCAAATAAAAACTGATTttgcccaatttaaaaaaaaaaaaatgtatcttttccAAGTATTCTTTCAAAGCAACCCTCTAATTCATATAGCTTTTTCCTCTTAAATACAAACAACCTTACTAAAACACTAGAAGGTTCTTTGCTAACCTGATCTGAAAATGTTTATGAATTTAACTAGGATggacaaacaaaaattaataggATCAAAAGTACACCGATTTCTAAAAATCCACAACGCTTAGGGTTTCCATAATTCTTTCAGGAGCTCAATGAGGAAAAAGTACTTTTCCAGAGCCTATACAAATCAAGGCTGTGAATTCTCTTTAGAATTTCCTCAGGTAGTAGATTTactgtataaatatgtatgttttcagAGGTTAAATATTCTCGGTATTCCTACTGTTCTCATACTAGCTATGTTTAATTACACATGCTATAGAGGAACATGTATGAGAATGTGCCCAAAAGCTAATATAGATTtgcataaatttaaaacaatattcttCTTGTTACATGTTTTGAAAGTTTGACTATTTCTTATTTACGTTGACATGAAAaggtttaattattatttttaaacaaatattttatatagctGTAAAACTAAAAGATTTTAGGAGTCCTCAAGATTGTAAACGCCAATAAGTTTGATCTTGGCATAATGCCCTGCGGAGCCATTTAAATTGTTGTTCATGATATGGATGCACCCCAGTCTGTTTAACCATTCGCCTACCATGAgacattttgattgttttttgtttggcaCTACTACAAATAAAGTTCTCATGAACAACTGCGTAGAGCTTTTTAATGTTGccacatcttttcatttctttgggataaatgCCCAGGATTAGGACTAATGGGATGTATGGTATAACTGTGTGTTTAGTTGTTAAGAAACTGCCCAGATATGTTTTTAgggtggttgtaccattttaattCCCCCCAGCAAGGAATGAGATCCAGTTTCTCTATATGCTTGTCAACATTTGGTATTcttattgtttataattttaaattttagtcattcaaatagatatatagagatatcTTGTGggggttttttaatatttattttttagttataggtggacacaatatctttattttatttttatgtgatgctaaggatcgaacccagtccttcacgcatggtaggcgagcgctctacctctgagccacaacctcagccctaccTTGTGGTTTTAATAAGCATTTCTCTAATAACAGTGAAGTCACTGTTGATCATCTTTTCCTGGGCTTATTTGCTATTTATATATCCATCCTCCTGATGATTCTTCACATCTATTATCCATGTTCTAATtagatggtattttaaaaaacaaatcttgcAAATCCTTCATACATTTTAGATACAAGGCATTTGTTGGATTcgtgatttacaaatattttctcccagtctgtattAATCCTCTTACTGGGGCCTTTCATATgtaaaatttgtaaatattaaatgGGCTCTACATACATATTTTATGGATCATGCTTTTGGTGACCTCGAAGAATTCTCTTCCTAGGTCCCTAAAAATTTCTCCCATAGATTAAAAAGATTTTACAGTTTTATACTCAACATTTTAGCTTATGCTCCATTGTGtgttaatttttcatatatctgcaTTCATCGTTCATTTTTTAGCCTGTGACTCTCCATTTGTTCCAGCATCACATGCTAGACGATCATCCTTCCTCCACTGAATGACTTTTGCACGTTGGTAGAAGGCCGACAGGTATACTTCTGTAGAGCGATTTCTGTGCTTTCTGTTCTATTCTGTTCATCTATGTGTCTAGCTGTCTTGCCAAAACAGACTCTTGAAATCCAGTAGTGATTTCTCTCTATTCTAATTCCAGTACTGTTGTCTTTCCACTTAGAATTTTCCACTTCCAAATTTTGGAATCATCTTAttcatatttacaaaaaatacattttgaacttCTGATAGAAATTGTgctaaacatatatatatatatatataaattaatggaAAACTGACATTTTTACTGTTGAGTCTTCAACAGTACCATGAATACGGTATATTGCTCCATTTCTTTgggtcttctttcatttctttcatcagtatttAACAATTTTCAGGTCATAAGGTCCTCTATGTCTCTTGTCAGATTTATATGTACAATTATGTTTTACATTCATTTATATGTACTTATTTCTTTGGGGATAATTTAGTCTGGGTAGCAGAGTAATGCTGGCTTCATGAAATGAGTTGGGAAGTCTTccctcctcttctattttttggaaATGTGTAAAAgtggttttctttaaatgtttggcagAATTCTTGAGTGAAAGCATTTGGGACAGGACATTTCTTTTTCACGATCTCTTCAATTTTGAATATAGTATTTAGTGGCCATAGAAGTGttccattatttatttcatgttggTTGAGTTtgataatttgtgttttttaaggAATTAATCCATTTCCTCCTAGTTGTCAATCAAATTGTTACAATATTCCCTTATCTTTATTATGGCTCGAGGCCCTGTAATGGTATTTCCCATTACATTCTTCAGATTGGTGATTTGTGTCATCTCTTATTTGCCAGTCTtgctagaaatttgtcaattttactgaaattttcaaagaaccagctttttaattgatttttttttcaattaaatagatttctgttctttattgtttcattcttctgcttGCTTTGGGTTCCTTTTGCTTggcttttaaatgaaaaattcaatttctttagtgCTTATAAGACTATTCAgattatctatttcatttttattgagtaGCTGTAGTTTTATAGTATTGATTTGAAAACTCTGCTCTTTTCTAATGCAAGCATACAGTGGTAAACAAGTTCTTAGCAAAACCTCTTTAGCTGAATCACACAAATTTTGATCTATTGCTATTTTCATATATTCgtaaaaaaaattttctgttgAGACTTCTTGAATCATAGATTTACAAGTGTTGTTTAGTTTACAGGTGTTTTGTCAATCTAAATGTCTTGTCTTTCTGTTATAGATATGATTTCTTGTCTTTTGTAGCCAGAGAAAGCACTTTCTATGATCCAATCCCCTTAAACTTCATTAGGTGTGCTTTACGACTTATCATATAATTTATCTTTGtgaatcttcaaaaaaaaaaaaaaaatgtactctgCTACTGTTGGCAGAGAGTTCTATAAATGCCAACTGATCCTGCTGGTGGTTAGTGGTATTTAGTTCCAAACTAATATAACTATCTCATTTTTAGATGAAAATTCTAAGAGAGATTAAGTATAGAAAATAAACGAAAACTATGACCAAAGTCCTGAATTCCAATCTAGAATACTATTTTGACACACTATATTTGTGAAAAGGATTAAGAACATACGAAGTCCTCAGCCACTTCTAATTGAAGCATGTTGTCAAGGTAAGGGATTAAGAGACTAGAGCATAAAAACTTGTATCCTACAGATAATCACCATCCTAAAATAGTTTTTGATAATTCCAAAGTTAACCTAGACCAAATATAATCTACAAAGCAATGACATGCTTAGTATACCCAGCTAGAAAAACAATGTAAAGATCATTATTACCACAGCACCTTTCCACTCATGCAAATAGCCTTCTACTCCAACCCACAACTGTTGCTGGTAACCCTTCCACCAAATGCCCGAGAGGTGTGCAGCACCTTCAGTTATAGGCACTTCTGTCACAGCCATGCATTTCTCTCTGGAGAACAGTTATTGCCCACAAGCGTGTTCATGGTAAAATGCAAAAACTGCTCAAATTTTCTCTGGAAAGATTGTTCATTGAGACAGATCTGTTTCCCCTTCATCTGATTCTCTCACCTACCGGCTATAAACCTCATTTGTAACCACATTTGTCTTGAGATAAAATACTCACGCAACACCAACAATGCCTTCACGGGGCTTGGAGACGTTTTCCTGCCACTTGGCGTTGTGTCCCACGCGAAGATGGTTAACTTGACTGCACAGATTTTGGAGAAAGGGCAGCAACTCAGAGCTGGGCAGTGAGCCGTCACTCGCCTTCTTTGGTAAGAAAGAAGATACTGCATTTTTAAGATCATTCTCAAGAAGGGAATGGTTTTGTGGCACAGTTTTACACCTGTCGCGGCTGGTGGTATTTCCTTCCCCAGGTGGCCTGGTGCTTTTGTCGATGAAAGCCTGTAAGGTTTCAGTCCTGTTTGCAGATGTCAATTCAGTTCTAAAAGGGAAAGGTGTGGAGGATGACTTGTCCAAGGCTCCTGAAGTGGACGATGGCTGGAGTGCAATCATATGCTTATACCCGGTAGTTCCCAAAACTGACTGAAGCTGCTCTCCAATGGGAATACAATTCtaaaaaaggtaaataagaaaatgttaagaTTAAGGAGGACAGTTCACTGTGGGAGTCATTACTGGGCACTGTGCATTCCTTCCTTTGATCCTCAGGAAGTAGGCTATTACTATTCAATATTAAGTGACCCAGTCAGAAGGTCCCTGGCCAAGGTAACCAGTTGGTAAGTGGCAGAACCAGGACATAAATCCAAGCAACCTAACTCCACAGGCAAGACTTAacattattttctaaagaaaataaatactaaaattgcATAGTAAATTTGCAGTgacatattttagtattttaccTACAAAGTCCTCCTTAATTCATGACAATAAAAATGTGATACTTTCAACTGAGTTACAATGATTGATCATTTTCTTAGAACTCAATTATGTCATTCCCCAACTTTCAACATATGGTTGAAAAGCTATTCGTTTTCACCTGGCCATATCTTTTGCCATGAGTTTTTAATGGAGGCTATACACTATTTAAAGCTAGATATTCTATGTATATccttgtgatattttcttttttttttaattaattaattaacttactattctaattaggtatatatgacagcagaatgcactttgattcatcgtatacaattgcagcacaacttttcatttctctggttgtacatacaCGATATGGCCTTACACATATGTGCAGCACCATATGTACATGcgcttagagtaatgatgtccacctcattccacaatctttcctaccctccaggccccttcctttctcctccctcccctaggcccaatccaaagttcctccatttctcatatgccctctcccaccccccattatggatcagcatccacttatcagagaaaacatttggcctttggttttttgggattgggttatttcacttagcactgtGACATTTTCAATAACTAAAATGAGCTACCACTTGTCTGTGTTTAAGAATTTCCACCTTAATAAGAATTAAAgacctagggatgtggctcagtggtagaacacttgcctgaagtgtgtgaggtcctgggttcaatccctacaccaaaataaaaaaaccaaaactccATATTGGTACCATGACTAAATTGcttatgtgtttttctttcctttgtttcttgAGATTTTATGTTGAAGTATACTATCTTCTTCTTCAGGTTTTCAATTTTTCcactaaagaaaaaccaaatgacCTCTAACTGAATTGTTTGTGTGAAGGCATATGGAGCTCTTAAATTCAAAACGTAGAAGCCTACTACAGGTTTTTATCAGGGTTTATCATCCCACACTTACTGCTATTCAGTTTTTGAAAGATGGGCTGAAAAGTGATTATCAAGATTAGCTAAAGAAGTTCCGTTCATACATTCATCTAGATATTCTATTCTGAGATCAAGCTAGAtctacattcatttattcaaaaaatgtttacCAGAAATTTATGTGTTAGGCTCCACTTGAGGTATGAGAAATATGGCAGTGAATCAAACAAATTAAAATCTCTGACCTCTTAGAGTCTTAAGATAGAAGGGAGAGACTGCCTGAAAAGGACGGAGGGAAAGACAGGAGGgatgaggagagaggaggaggaaatacATCATGGGATGTAGGTGGTGATAGATACTTCAGGGAAAAAATCAGGCAGGAAAGGGGATAATGAGGGCCAGGGAAGTGGAGGCAGAGGCACCTGTGATAGCAAGTACCCATCCAACATATCTTACAGAAATGCACTTTGGAAAAGGCTCTATATAGAGAAATGCTAGCCTATTgtcattttttcttgttctattccaagttttgaATAAGTCTTAAAATATTCCTGGAATAAGATGGgttatatttctaatattttaacattagaCAACATTCTTTTAGCTCAAAGGAGCTTTACTCAGTCATCAGAGAAGATTTATTTCTGTATGAGACCACTCATATGATCTAGCCtgtaaaaatccttaaaaacAGGCTATACACCAATTGATCAGTTTTGCATCCTAGAAAGTGCTCAAACCAGCCCATAATTCATCAAAGTTGCTACCTGCTGAATGATGggtgaatgaattaatgaaaaatgGTGAAGCTGTCCAGTCAAAACTTTTTATATGAGGGTAAGTCTACAAAATATGCCTTTTGCAAACTATGAACAGATGACagttaaatcaataataaaaattaaaaatttagctgggtgcagtggtgcacacctgtaattccagctattttggaggctgagacagaaagattgcaagttcaagtacAGCCTAAACAACTAAGCAAAACCCCATCTAAAATAGAATAAGAAGGGCCAGGGAGGTAGTCCAGcactagagtgcttgcctagtatgcccaagtccctgggttcaatccctagtatcacagaaaaaagctttaaaaaaaaaaaaaaaaaaaatactgcatttCCTCATTAAAGGCCatcattttgaaatgattttttactgctatgtggaaagaaaaacatttctactTACCTGCTGTTGAAACCTAACCATGTTCATTAGCTGCTGAGCTCCAGGTGATAACTTTGACCCCATGGACTCCATTATGGTTTGGACCTTGTCAAGGTCTATCCTTGATCCTAGAGCAGGAGAGCTTGGTGAAGAATTTCCTGAAACTGGTTTCATGTGTACCACAACCTTACTGATGAACACACACTGTTTTTCACCAAAGGACAGCAACTATTATGAAACAAAAAAGTCCAGGAAATACAGGTATTAAAACCAATCATTTAAAGTCACTTCCTAGTATTACCAAATCAAGAGTGAAATATTCAAGAATCTAACAGTCTTAATCTCAAGCATGTTTTTAAGTTATCTTTAGAATAGTCATAGAtagaaaaatttctattttaacataAGGCTCAGATTAACTAATTAAATCAAGAAATCCTTCTCAAactaatatacagaaaataaGTCTGAGTAGattaaatatagttttacttaatttaaggcattaaaaataaacagtctGAGATCTTAACATGCCACAGTTTggtataatattatttaatacaaaatataacTGTCTAGAGGCCCAAGCAGTATTTACTGAAATTATAGACACAATTCAGTCTTTCAGGATTTAGAACTGTAAGGAAATGTTAAAAATCAGAGCTTACAGTCTAAATCCTCTGGTTCTATCCctgtaactttttttctttttttgcagtgttgggcatggagcccagggcttcaagcatgtggagcaagggctctaccactgagctgtactccATGTGTGGTCCATAAAACAGAGTAGTAAAATGAAAGGGAAGAGATTTGGATCAGACACATCTGGGTTTAAATTATGACTCTGCTGCTCAACAGCCTGGGTGACCCTGGGCAAATGCTCACACAGGGTAAAACTAAAATCAAGTCAGTAAAATGAGAGATGGCTTATGTGTCAAAATATCCAGTATCTATCCCTGAGGAAGTGCTCAAAAGTCTGtatcaggaacactttatttttatcttaaccTTCCATATGCTGTTGTCCCAGAACACACTTTCATACATAACCCAGGGGTTCCATGAATGAACCAACCCTTCGTTTCCATACACAGTTACAAAAAATGTTCACCAGAGCGACACACACAGACCCACGTGTCAATAGGTAAATGTACACCTATGCTCTAAAAACTCTTTTAAGTGTGTAACCAAATATGTGACAGTCTTCAACAATCAGGGAAACACCCATTACATTTATCTTACATCCCCACCTATTCTCCCCCTTCTGCTTTGTTATACCCAAACACTTTCTCAACATCAAATATAGGATCTGTTTCACTCATTGAGCATGCTTATTACCAGTCTTGCCCCAGTAAAATATAAGCAACATGAGGACAggtatttcaatttattttactaCTGGTAATTCCTAAATGCCTCATATAGTATCTGGCATCAAATATTCACAGAATGAATGAATCACTTTAATCAGTTCTGTGATTgaagaacatttattttgttcttcaatgaaagaaaatcacTAATTTTACCTTATTCTAAAACTAAGTCTCACAATTTCCCATAAGTGATGATAATAAGTATAGATTTTTCAGAGTCAAAAAGAAcccaagaattttctttcttcagttctcTAATTTTACTCCTGAAGTATGTCCAAACAAGCCAAGAAGCTTGCTCAGACTAGTGTGACAGCAACAAAGCTGAGTTAATATTCTGGCTCTGTATTTCTCATGATTCCTAGACTTTGACATCACCACTAATGCAAACCTTAACAATCTTCATGCTGCAGCCAACAGTCCAAAACCCTTTAACTTCTTGGTTCTCTTGTCTGAAACTCCTTTCACTACCTTCTTCTTTAATTCATAGGACCAAAGTtttgtttgtcatttttttggcaacacagttttacagaaagattaaaaaatgttctAGATAAATTTCCCAAAACCTCAAAATATAGCActtattaacaaaatatatttccataactGGTGACAGACTAAAAGAATTAAATCTTCAAGAGGGTTGATGATTTTTTAGGAAAGTAATTACCTTTTATATGTTTACCATGTCTTAGTAAAACTAGGGACAATATAGGATTAACTgtattcaaggaaagaaaattaattatatatagaacaaaaacaaacttgATAAAgatttaaattagttaaaatttgATGATGGCTTACCTTTATTTTACAAGCATATGTGGAAGTTTC
This window contains:
- the LOC139705400 gene encoding ATPase PAAT-like, translating into METGAEDSGMTGRPTLASSWDTANGVLSRSLLLTRAGVGAQDFDWEELLVPPASGQPLVSLSAVPGPRGRTPCFLDLRCDPGAGEEILAVGVLSSARNMEVYVGEEYCGTGRGQGARTVPEGSEQENIIFYKKHLKLETSTYACKIKLLSFGEKQCVFISKVVVHMKPVSGNSSPSSPALGSRIDLDKVQTIMESMGSKLSPGAQQLMNMVRFQQQNCIPIGEQLQSVLGTTGYKHMIALQPSSTSGALDKSSSTPFPFRTELTSANRTETLQAFIDKSTRPPGEGNTTSRDRCKTVPQNHSLLENDLKNAVSSFLPKKASDGSLPSSELLPFLQNLCSQVNHLRVGHNAKWQENVSKPREGIVGVAVEEQPICSYLEKILSKNMELMEKKLVDYIDRRILQLQEHIDDKITLLMDFLQNPNSPPNGLPLRHYDSGERLSNGER